A genomic region of Leptospira barantonii contains the following coding sequences:
- a CDS encoding helix-turn-helix transcriptional regulator, whose translation MRLWFPQEKRFYFFSIYVFLIFLWILEEILTFAFDINWIERSQAYFTTIEAAFGFLSIVGIYFLFQEIRHTQADIESAKVAIEGLKNKNQLLVHTDQSFWESLQRQLEEWDLSDKEKEIALLLLRGMSNHQIAAIRGKSLKTIENQTFSIYQKSGTTGKLEFIAYFISPLLPEEE comes from the coding sequence ATGAGACTCTGGTTTCCCCAAGAAAAACGATTCTACTTTTTTTCGATTTATGTTTTTCTAATTTTTCTCTGGATTCTAGAAGAGATCCTAACGTTCGCGTTCGACATCAACTGGATCGAAAGATCCCAAGCCTACTTCACAACGATCGAAGCCGCGTTCGGTTTTTTATCCATCGTTGGAATTTACTTTTTATTCCAGGAAATCAGACATACACAAGCGGACATAGAATCCGCAAAGGTCGCGATCGAAGGACTCAAAAATAAAAATCAACTTTTGGTTCATACCGATCAATCCTTCTGGGAATCTCTTCAAAGACAATTGGAAGAATGGGATCTTTCCGATAAGGAAAAAGAAATCGCCCTACTACTTCTTCGAGGGATGTCCAATCACCAAATCGCCGCTATTCGGGGAAAAAGTTTAAAGACCATCGAAAACCAAACTTTTTCGATCTATCAAAAATCAGGAACAACCGGAAAACTCGAATTCATCGCGTATTTTATATCTCCTCTTTTACCGGAAGAAGAGTGA
- a CDS encoding DUF4269 domain-containing protein, translating into MDFETYFLSSDFLENGNPKQKRLHRDLSEHKILERISKFDPVLAGTIPLDIDHPASDADILCCFKTPEEFSSVLESAFSDFLNFELKEGQHQGIPSVLARFQTKEFSYEVFGQNLPIVEQMGFVHLQVEHKILCIAGENFKNRIRVLKNEGWKTEPAFAHLLGIQESPYHALYDMRLFSDQDLRNFVFSSEFFSNSDK; encoded by the coding sequence ATGGATTTTGAAACTTATTTTTTATCCTCCGATTTCCTGGAGAATGGAAATCCAAAACAAAAACGTCTTCACCGCGATCTTTCCGAACATAAAATTTTGGAGAGAATTTCAAAATTCGATCCTGTTCTTGCGGGAACGATTCCTTTGGACATCGATCATCCTGCAAGCGACGCGGATATTCTTTGTTGTTTTAAAACACCCGAAGAATTCTCCTCCGTTTTAGAATCCGCCTTTTCCGATTTTTTAAATTTCGAACTGAAAGAAGGTCAACATCAAGGGATTCCGTCCGTTTTAGCGCGTTTTCAAACAAAAGAATTTTCTTATGAAGTTTTCGGACAGAATCTTCCGATCGTCGAGCAGATGGGATTCGTCCATCTTCAAGTCGAACATAAGATTCTTTGCATCGCTGGAGAAAATTTTAAGAATAGAATTCGCGTTTTGAAAAACGAAGGATGGAAAACTGAACCTGCGTTCGCGCATCTCCTTGGAATTCAAGAAAGCCCCTATCACGCATTATACGATATGCGTCTTTTTTCCGATCAAGACTTGAGAAATTTCGTTTTTTCGTCCGAGTTCTTTTCAAATTCGGATAAATAA
- a CDS encoding M48 family metallopeptidase, translating to MQRSLKSVFFFVALLTFCFSVGAQKNNTINFDAELYAQIVRQSAYQYGAILKSRKVLKDHNSWKKPIDTAFRKLADSSGNPSFPIVYNLIQDNSFNAFAMAGGQFCINSGTLDILDQVITNSEADAKDRMNFYRERYIAGVLSHELSHYYNKHTFNSVKKFYQLKDNPTGEAVLDNLKFSQEQEVDADQTGFQLLNKAGYGGEYMIRTLELMSDIDNQYKEYIVSKKLDKVSPESMTSLYFTSHPSPNDRLSRFSGDKQELYSLLATLEKTYDDVQFGKNLDQAKSNLERALSKFPGNTHLEKSYAVCLHKIWMATASNDDLKIKPVIDMPSFRDSMVFPGGLRKRAVMRAIPGNQAAYSKAKEAYQKVIVKTEDPYFISNYAVLLSYSTEENDMNVAKSLAGNTVRAENSIPLANNFGVVLYWTDDQEKALEVFKSVATMVDKRVQSFGEKAKSNADIQAYLQGIGNSIRQKTQLDPDYVYENFTPILNYVLLESYKEKTPKTKQLATYYLENYDSTSGWAKYLADLHGVTLPDPSQNTKQNFFKVGGVGPGDKLEDLLKLWGKPDKIQVDKSSGSEFYIYTKKETSFLLSIGSVLQVNAYGNNSPGIDKGVPIGADRGSAEKVFGKQFQKNGPYLGYSLNGNAFVKYRKNKVDQIILQ from the coding sequence ATGCAAAGATCCTTAAAATCCGTTTTCTTTTTCGTTGCATTGCTGACGTTCTGTTTTTCGGTCGGAGCTCAAAAGAATAATACAATCAATTTTGACGCGGAACTTTACGCGCAAATCGTTCGGCAAAGCGCTTATCAATACGGGGCGATTCTCAAATCGAGAAAAGTTCTGAAAGATCATAACAGTTGGAAAAAACCGATCGATACGGCTTTTCGAAAACTCGCCGATTCCTCCGGCAATCCTTCCTTTCCGATCGTTTACAATTTGATTCAGGACAATTCGTTTAACGCGTTCGCGATGGCGGGCGGTCAGTTTTGTATCAACTCAGGAACCTTGGACATCTTGGATCAAGTGATCACGAATTCGGAAGCTGATGCAAAAGATAGAATGAACTTCTATAGAGAAAGATATATCGCGGGAGTTTTATCCCACGAGCTTTCTCATTACTACAACAAACATACGTTTAACTCGGTAAAAAAATTCTATCAATTGAAGGACAATCCTACCGGAGAAGCGGTATTAGATAATCTTAAATTCTCTCAGGAACAGGAAGTGGATGCGGATCAAACCGGATTTCAACTTCTCAACAAAGCGGGTTACGGCGGAGAATATATGATCCGCACTCTGGAGTTGATGAGCGACATCGACAATCAGTACAAAGAATATATCGTAAGCAAAAAATTGGATAAGGTCAGCCCGGAATCCATGACTTCTTTGTATTTTACGAGTCATCCTTCTCCGAACGATCGTCTTTCCAGATTCAGCGGAGACAAACAGGAACTTTATTCTTTGCTTGCGACCTTGGAAAAAACCTACGATGACGTTCAGTTTGGTAAGAATTTGGATCAAGCGAAATCGAATCTTGAACGAGCTCTTTCCAAATTTCCCGGAAACACTCATTTAGAAAAATCTTATGCGGTTTGTCTTCATAAGATTTGGATGGCTACCGCGAGCAACGACGATCTTAAAATCAAACCGGTGATCGACATGCCTTCTTTCCGGGATTCGATGGTGTTTCCGGGCGGACTTCGCAAAAGAGCCGTTATGCGGGCGATTCCGGGAAATCAAGCCGCGTATTCAAAAGCAAAAGAAGCGTATCAAAAAGTAATCGTTAAGACCGAAGATCCTTATTTCATTTCGAACTACGCGGTTCTTCTTTCTTACTCCACCGAAGAAAACGATATGAACGTCGCGAAATCCTTGGCGGGAAATACGGTAAGAGCTGAAAATTCGATTCCACTCGCAAACAACTTCGGAGTGGTTTTGTATTGGACGGACGATCAGGAGAAGGCACTCGAAGTCTTTAAATCCGTCGCTACGATGGTCGATAAACGAGTTCAATCCTTCGGTGAAAAAGCGAAATCGAACGCGGACATCCAAGCGTATCTTCAGGGAATCGGCAATTCGATTCGTCAGAAAACGCAATTGGATCCGGACTACGTTTACGAAAACTTCACACCGATTTTAAATTACGTTCTTCTCGAATCTTATAAGGAAAAAACTCCGAAAACAAAACAGCTCGCGACGTATTATCTGGAGAATTACGATTCAACCTCCGGTTGGGCGAAATATCTTGCGGATTTACACGGAGTTACTTTACCCGATCCTTCTCAAAATACGAAACAAAACTTCTTTAAAGTGGGAGGGGTTGGTCCGGGTGATAAACTCGAAGACTTACTCAAACTTTGGGGAAAACCGGATAAGATCCAAGTCGATAAATCTTCCGGAAGCGAGTTTTACATTTATACGAAGAAGGAAACTTCATTCTTACTCAGCATCGGTTCCGTTCTTCAAGTCAACGCTTACGGAAACAACAGTCCGGGCATAGACAAAGGAGTTCCTATCGGAGCGGATCGCGGTTCCGCTGAAAAAGTTTTCGGTAAACAGTTTCAGAAGAACGGTCCTTATTTAGGATATTCTTTAAACGGAAATGCATTCGTTAAATACAGAAAGAATAAAGTGGATCAGATCATTCTTCAGTGA
- a CDS encoding 3-hydroxyacyl-CoA dehydrogenase family protein, with protein MREIKTVTVLGANGTMGAGSAAIVASFGKAKVHMLARDISKAKEGIEKAIGSVKTDTIRPRLIPGSYDADLEKAVAESDWVFELVAESYEVKEPINKRIASSRRPGTIVSTVSSGLSIERLSKAFDEDGQKHYFGTHFFNPPYKMILCELVSHKGSDKKVLKQLGTYLDQVLGRAVVYTNDTPAFAGNRIGFQLINEVAQIAEKYSDKGGIALMDAIMSGYTGRAMAPLDTADFVGLDVHKAIVDNLYEMTKDAAHSTFKMPGYFQKLIDKGDLGRKAGGGLYKMSKTPDGKKEKLVYNIGADLYEPVPKFDIDFIRQANRRISEADYIGAMNIVKEAKGFEADLARYFIARYVSYSLSIVGEVVDTKEMADLAMGTGFNWAPASAFVDFLGGPKDAIQLIEKAKLPVPEVLAKAKPGKPFYELKEKLDARSLFKG; from the coding sequence ATGAGAGAGATAAAAACAGTTACAGTATTAGGCGCGAACGGTACTATGGGCGCCGGTTCAGCGGCAATCGTTGCCTCGTTCGGAAAAGCAAAAGTCCACATGCTTGCACGGGACATAAGCAAAGCGAAAGAAGGTATCGAGAAAGCGATCGGTTCAGTTAAGACCGATACGATTCGTCCAAGACTGATTCCGGGTTCGTATGACGCGGATTTGGAAAAAGCGGTAGCGGAATCCGATTGGGTTTTCGAACTCGTTGCGGAAAGCTACGAAGTAAAAGAACCGATCAACAAAAGAATCGCAAGTTCAAGAAGACCTGGAACCATCGTTTCAACGGTTTCTTCCGGTCTTTCCATCGAAAGACTTTCGAAAGCATTCGATGAGGACGGACAAAAGCATTATTTCGGAACTCACTTCTTTAACCCTCCTTACAAAATGATTCTTTGCGAACTCGTTTCACACAAAGGATCGGATAAGAAAGTTCTTAAACAACTCGGCACATATCTGGATCAAGTTTTAGGCCGCGCGGTCGTTTATACAAACGATACTCCCGCGTTTGCCGGAAACAGAATCGGATTTCAGCTCATCAACGAAGTCGCTCAGATTGCTGAAAAGTATTCTGATAAAGGCGGGATCGCTCTTATGGATGCGATCATGAGCGGTTATACGGGAAGAGCAATGGCTCCTCTGGATACTGCGGATTTCGTAGGTCTCGACGTTCACAAAGCGATCGTGGATAACCTCTACGAGATGACAAAAGACGCGGCTCATTCCACGTTTAAAATGCCGGGTTACTTCCAAAAGCTGATCGATAAAGGCGATCTTGGAAGAAAAGCGGGAGGCGGACTCTACAAGATGTCCAAAACTCCGGACGGTAAGAAAGAAAAATTAGTCTATAATATAGGCGCCGATCTCTACGAGCCGGTTCCAAAATTCGACATCGATTTTATTCGTCAGGCGAACAGAAGAATTTCAGAAGCGGACTACATAGGCGCAATGAACATCGTAAAAGAAGCAAAAGGTTTCGAAGCGGACCTCGCGAGATACTTCATCGCAAGATACGTTAGTTACTCTCTTTCGATCGTGGGCGAAGTCGTAGACACAAAAGAAATGGCGGATCTCGCGATGGGAACAGGATTCAACTGGGCTCCCGCTTCCGCATTCGTCGATTTCTTAGGCGGACCTAAGGATGCGATTCAACTGATCGAAAAAGCAAAACTTCCGGTTCCTGAAGTATTAGCAAAAGCGAAACCAGGGAAGCCGTTTTACGAGCTGAAGGAAAAGCTTGACGCTCGTTCACTTTTCAAAGGATAA
- a CDS encoding acetyl-CoA acetyltransferase, which translates to MSDKIYVLGGEQTDFQRNWTKEGKTFMSLMREAVQDGLASVGITPDEIKKLNKQNRIGIFVGNFDAEQYATQGHLGAFLTEVDPAFYGIPGGRFEAACASGSIALDAAATKIRAKDYDVAIVLGIEIMKTVSSSVGGDFLGTAAYYEKEAKGVQFPFPKLFGKLADVILERYKLPEQRFMGALAEISRINYDNAKRNPKAQTRSWFMNKEHADARGGEYNMAVGGRLCITDCSQVTDGAAMVVLANKSYTEEYAKKRGKKITSIPRLKGWGHRVAPITFDAKVAESKGDKYILPWTRQTVKDAYDRAELGVKDIDVFETHDCFTSSEYAAISAFGITQPGKEHEAIEDGVIDINGKKPINPSGGLIGVGHPVGASGVRMMLDLYKQVTGTAGNYQVEGAKNGLMLNIGGSATTNVVFIVGK; encoded by the coding sequence ATGAGCGATAAAATTTACGTCCTCGGCGGGGAACAAACCGATTTTCAAAGAAACTGGACCAAAGAAGGAAAGACCTTCATGTCCTTGATGCGCGAAGCCGTTCAAGACGGACTCGCTTCCGTCGGAATTACTCCCGATGAAATCAAAAAACTGAACAAACAAAATAGAATCGGAATTTTCGTAGGAAACTTCGATGCGGAACAGTATGCAACTCAAGGTCACTTGGGCGCATTCTTAACCGAAGTCGATCCTGCGTTCTACGGAATTCCTGGCGGTCGTTTTGAAGCCGCTTGTGCTTCCGGTTCGATCGCGCTCGACGCGGCGGCTACAAAAATCCGTGCGAAAGACTACGACGTTGCCATCGTTCTCGGAATCGAGATCATGAAAACAGTAAGTTCTTCCGTAGGTGGAGACTTTTTAGGAACTGCGGCTTATTACGAAAAAGAAGCGAAGGGAGTTCAATTTCCTTTCCCTAAACTTTTCGGAAAACTCGCGGACGTAATTCTGGAAAGATACAAACTTCCGGAACAAAGATTCATGGGAGCTCTTGCCGAAATTTCCAGAATCAACTACGACAACGCGAAGAGAAATCCGAAAGCGCAAACTCGTTCTTGGTTCATGAACAAAGAACACGCAGACGCGCGCGGCGGAGAATACAATATGGCCGTGGGTGGAAGACTTTGTATCACCGATTGTTCTCAAGTAACCGACGGTGCGGCAATGGTCGTTCTCGCGAATAAATCTTATACAGAAGAATACGCGAAAAAAAGAGGAAAGAAGATCACTTCCATCCCAAGACTGAAAGGTTGGGGACACAGAGTGGCTCCGATCACTTTCGACGCGAAGGTTGCCGAATCTAAAGGAGACAAATACATTCTCCCTTGGACCAGACAAACCGTAAAAGACGCTTACGACAGAGCGGAACTCGGAGTAAAAGACATCGACGTTTTTGAAACTCACGACTGTTTCACTTCTTCCGAGTATGCGGCGATTTCCGCTTTTGGAATCACCCAACCCGGAAAGGAACACGAAGCGATCGAAGACGGCGTGATCGACATCAACGGTAAAAAACCGATTAACCCATCCGGCGGACTTATCGGAGTGGGACACCCGGTTGGTGCTTCCGGCGTGAGAATGATGCTCGACCTCTACAAACAAGTTACCGGAACTGCGGGCAACTACCAAGTAGAAGGCGCTAAGAACGGACTGATGCTGAATATCGGCGGGTCCGCAACGACTAACGTGGTTTTCATCGTAGGAAAATAA
- a CDS encoding membrane-binding protein: MFKIKIFILICFIVFSILSQAQSVRGCLSGNCRNGKGIFIDSFGNEFKGIFKNEKLEGYAEVKFKNHGTFSGVYKNSSIKGKGQWTDPETGNVVYGTWVEDGDCNENGCKTWARFIPDSDDVECIFRGNFRENRKVGKGGYTCINGESFEGIYSNDLANGYGKLKYSDGTVFEGEFKNGRPVSN, translated from the coding sequence ATGTTTAAAATTAAAATATTCATTCTAATTTGTTTTATTGTTTTCTCCATTCTTTCCCAAGCCCAATCAGTAAGGGGTTGCTTATCCGGAAATTGTCGGAATGGAAAAGGTATTTTCATCGATTCATTCGGAAACGAATTCAAAGGAATTTTTAAAAACGAAAAACTAGAAGGATATGCGGAAGTTAAATTCAAAAACCACGGAACGTTTTCGGGAGTTTATAAAAATTCTTCCATAAAAGGTAAGGGTCAATGGACCGATCCTGAAACCGGAAACGTCGTATATGGTACCTGGGTTGAAGACGGGGATTGCAACGAGAATGGATGCAAAACCTGGGCGAGGTTTATCCCGGATTCCGACGATGTGGAATGTATCTTTCGGGGAAACTTTCGAGAAAACCGAAAAGTGGGAAAGGGCGGTTATACTTGTATAAACGGAGAAAGTTTTGAAGGAATCTACTCGAACGATTTAGCGAATGGATACGGAAAATTAAAATATTCCGATGGAACCGTTTTCGAGGGAGAATTTAAAAACGGTCGCCCGGTTTCAAATTAA